The DNA region ACTCGGGAAGTAGAAGGACAAAGGGGGGAGACATACCGCAGGCCATgttggcgttgttgatgcCTTCAATGGGAAAGGTGGCGCGGTCGGGGTTCTTGGACATGCGGATGCAAGTGCCATCACCTTGGTTGATGCCGTTGACGAAGACGGTAGTGAGGACTGTGTGAGCTGTTGCCAGGGAGGCAAAGGTGGTAGCCAGACTGGCTatgaagaggttggaccGCATCTTGGTGGGTGGCTCTCTGAGGATGTGATATTCTGTAAGCCAGCTGCCGAGGTTTGCAAGTCGAGTCGAAGTGAGTGGCGCTGAAAAGATCGAGGCGTCAAGAGGATGATCAACAATCCAGGCTATTGTCTCTGTCGAAGAGACTGTGAAAGAATAGGGAGAAACAAGAACCAAAAAGGAACGGCTGGCTCTTGATGCTCCAAACTGAAGCGAAGCGAAGGAATGACCAAAGATATACTTTTGTCAAAGCACGAGTAGAACTCCCAGAGTCGAAAAGAATGAATGACAGCCTGGTGTcaaagagggaaaagagtCTCAGGACTGACTGAGGGACAAGAGAGGAAGCAAGCACCCGACCTGCTGGGACCAACTATGGTCTTATACAACAGGATGCACACGCAGTATGACAAACAAACAGCCGAGGAGAACCAACGCAACAATAATAGGGGGTGCAACCAACGAAGGGATCCCTACCACGAGAGCAAGGGACCGGAAAATTTACCTCACGTTCCTGTGCATCCATACTGTGTGCATGCAGGTACCGAGATCCTCCCTGCCACTTACATGTAAATCCTCCCGGCGTAGCCATCCAAGAGCACCGATCCGGAGGTAGGGTCGGGATGTTTCCCCAGGGGTCATCCATCCAACACAGCGTACAGTCAGAAAAAGAATCCAGCCGTAAAGGACTCGGTTTGTTTGTCGTGAGCAAACAACCCCTTATGATTGGCGCCCACCTCCTGGACCACCTCGGCACCTCCCAACGCCACTGTTTGAACCTAAGCCATCCGCCTGCATATCACAAAAGGGGGGCTAACAATCGCGGGGTGGAAGCTGCGGGAATCCGTTTGCTTGGTTGTGCGACGTCATCCCGTCATTCCCAATGGATTGActctcctcttttttttttgtttacCCCTGGATtctggctgctgttgaaaCACGCCGCCAAATGCAGGGGTAGCAGAGaggtttttgttttcctcCGAAGTTGGTGCGGGAACATGCAGATCAGTAGATCGTCCGTCCCTCCACTCCGGTGGTCCAGGTCCGTGGATTCCAAGACATTGGTGTTTCGTAACTTCTCAGCTGGGAGAGAGCGGTGATGCGgctctggtggtgatggttttgcGCTTCGAGAAGTTGCATCGGCGGCAATCTTGGTAGGTTTTAGCGGCGAGCGGCAATGGGGGAAGCTCGCCCAATCGTGGGTTAACCGCCGTGGTGGGTTCCTCTCTATTTTTGACGACGACCAGAACCCAGGCTAATAAATATCAGATTGCGAATGATCGTTCAActgatgatgacaagagcGAGATTTCATCTATTTGACGGGCACAGCAGTTGTTAGCTTGTTACTGTCAGAATTGACACATACAGCAGCTACTGCTGGTGAATCGGCCTTCAGTCTCCGATGTCCGAGGTGCAGGTGAAGGGACTCGCGGAAAATGCTCCAAAAATGTGACACGACACGGCACTTATTTCCAGGCGCATTTTTCGCACAGGAGGTGATGTGAAAAGTTCCTCGAGAGctgagatgaggaggtgTGAAACGTAACAGTGCGGACGACGATTTGGTCGAGGCTGAAAGACTTGGTCTGATGAGCGGCGGCAGTAGCCGCAAGGAATGGGTATATCTACTGTCTTGGCGGTTGATCTTGAAGCAGTGAGGTCTAATAGAAGCCGCTGTCAATAAAGCTGATGGCTGGAAGGAATAATAGGTACTGACCACTGGAAATGAGCAGGCTGGGTTGCTCCCTCGTGCCTGCCCTCGAAGCAAGCCCTCCTTTGACCTCATTCATTCAGTCTCCCTCCATAAACTCGCACATCACTCAACTACCGCAACTCATGCAGCCAGCCTCCGACTCCAAAGCAGTGTAatccatcaccatctcaaACCCCTCattccaccatctccatctcttccGCGTCCGATCCACAACCTCGATAGCCTCGCTTACACAGCACAAGTGTTTCCCCGGACGGAGCAACATACCTGCATCTGACACCAATATTGATCTCTCTTCAACTGCCGATCCTTCAGTGATTACAGTAGCCTCCCGTCAAAAGCACCCACCCGAACTCATTCACACATGGCTCACTCACTTGCGCACTCACCCATGGCTCACCCACTTACGCACTCATCCATGAACGAGACTTCTAATCCTCACTAAGCCACCGACATACGGCCGTGCGACCCTTTTCTGTTCCTCTGCCCAATCTTTCCTGCGATGTCTCAAGCCTACCTGCCTACCTTCCTTGATGTTGTCAGATCATGCCTAGCAGCCTAACCCGTCCCGAGTCCGACAAGACAAATCCAGACCTTTTACTTCGCTTatcatacctacctacctaccctacCAACTTATAACTCCGATGCTCGGCACTGCCCAACCATGACGATACCGACAAAACCCCAAGGGTGAACGTTAGTCATTCATCTCGATCACCAACAGGATTGGACAGTGGATCTGAgagagcagaagaaggaaaacaaaacagaaCAAGGTAATGCATTGAACAAGAAGCAAGCGCCTAACCATCTATATAAAACCCATATATACCCATGAGACATTATTCCTTTCATCCTTGGATTTTCCCGGTGATTCATATCGATAGTCATAATCAGCCCTCTTTTCATATCTACCTCATGTAGCATACCCAAAGAAAttgcaaaagaaaaaggatCGCCAGAAAAGTTGTTATCGGAGTCTAAAAGGTACCCTCAATGGCGAAGAAAGAGGTGCAGTGGCGAAGAAAGAGGTGCAGTGGTGAAGAAAGAGGTGCAGTGGCGAAGCAAGAGGTGTGACGACATGCTGAGGGGTTGAGTGTCGAGAGCTCTCTTCGGAGAGCCAGGCGCTGATCAGCGGTCGTAGGTGTTCCTTGTCCAAACTGGAGTGTCCTCTTGATCCACTTCATGGGGTGCATCATATTCATCCACCACTAGATCCGGCCGAGGTGTGTAAGCCTGCTGGGAGGCCGAGGGATCGTTGGTGTGCATTCCAAACGCAACAGCAGTTTGACCGGCAGAAAATAAGCTGCCCGTGCCGGCCAGGGGAAGGCCATTGAGATGGTCGTTGATCCCAGATAGTGGCTCATGAGGCGCATGCATGTCGCCCATCAAAGAAGCCGGCCGAGTTGTAGAAGGCTgctgggaggttgagggataGTTGATGTACAGTTGACCATGTCCAGCGGGAACCGCGGTCTGGCCAGAAATAAAGCTGGCACTAACGCCCAGAGGATAGCCTTCTAGATTGCCCTTGATGCCTGTAAGCGATCGGCCCATCTCATTTTGAGCAGCCACAAACTCAACATGACTGGATGCCGGTAGTGAAGCCACTCCAGTCGGGGTCTCAGAGGCCTGCGAGTAACTGAAGCCGTGAAAAGGAATCCCGttgtgggggggagggggcaaTAAAGCAGTGGGACTTCTGTTGCACCAGGCACAGCTCTCACTTTCTTTAGGAAGTGAGATGCCCAAGAGTGGCTCTGTCGGTATCGGCGAGGTGGGTAGGGAGTAGGATCCGAAGCCGAGCTTTTCAGCCCAGAGGACCAACAGTTCAATATCCTGAGCATTGAAATGGCGAGTctccaacaccttcctcaACACGAATGAGGTATGCGGCTGCCAATTGAAGTGTTCCACGTTGTTGCCCCGAGCCGTGAAGGCCTCGTACACACCATCTTGGCGCATCAGATTCCGGAAACGATTTGAAAAAGACCACTCGTGACCTACGACGATGTGGTTGGCGATGTGCTTGCAGTAGTCTTTAGCGGTTGCAGCAATTCTTGCAGGTTCGGAGGGGTCGGATACTATAAAGACCTCCCTGCAAACCTTTGCACCACATGCAAAGACGACCTGTGGGCATAATGCAGTTTTGCAGTCTTCCAGTAAGTCTTCCAGTTTCCCACAGTGAATCGTTTCATGGCCAGCCTCCTTCAGATGTTCTTTCATTCCATGAGTGGAGTCAAACGGCTTGCCGCAGCCGCTCTGGGGGCACTCCCACTGACAGTGGTTCTTGAGGTGAAAATTGAGCAAATGTGTGACAAGATCGGCTTTATACTTGAAGGGGGTAGTTTTCCCGATTTCCAAACACAGCATACAAAGAAGGGAGGCAAGGTCGGTGTCCTTGTCTGTCCGGGCTGAGGCAGGGGAGCGCGAGGACCGTTTGTAGCTAACGCGACGTGGCTTTcctcgttggtgatgagagatGGGCAATGGCAGAGGCCTCTTAGGGTAAGGTGATGTTCTCTGATCAGAGCTGGCCGTAGCTGGGGAAACGCTTGAAGAAGGACCTGGACTTCCGTTAGTCACCGTCCTGAACTTCAGCATCGCAGGTGACTTACGTGAGGCGCCCTCCAACAGTGTATGGATTCCCGGTTGCTCTCCATGATCGGCAAGATGCTTTCCGATAGCCGTAAGAAGTTCGACAAGTTCGCTCCTTGTCAATTCACCTCGGGCTCTTTCAAGCCACATGTTGATCTTGGGTGAAGTCATTGTGAGCTGCTGAGATTGGTGCACCGAGTTCCAGGTTGGTAGTATTGGAGAGGGAACGGGACAATGCTCGACGATGGACTCTACCAGGTCCAGGTAGAAAATGAACAGGAACTGTCGAGTGAGGTCGAGTGTGTTCGCGGGTATCAATATGATAAGAAAAGTGATGTCTTTGGGATGGAGGCGTGGTCTCTTTGGAAGAGCAGAATAGATTTGGCGTCGTTGAGATGAGCCGTGAAGAGTGATGGTGTCTTTGGAGTCTTTGGAGTGGGAAGTGCGTATGTGTAGAGGGCGTGTCGCTTGGGAAAGGCGCAAAACAATATATTCAAGATAGCAAATCCCACGCTATTTAGACCGAAGGCATGGTATTTAAAAGATGAAGACTGTGCTTTTGAGCTGAAGGCGTAATTCAAAGATTGAAGGCGTGTCGAGCCGTGTTGAGATCCGGATTGTCAATAAAGAAGCGAATCCAGAATGAAGATGGTAATTAGAATAAGCTGGCGGAAAGACAGAAGACGATGAAATAGAGCCGAAATGAGGAGTTGTCGAATCTGCCAAGAAGCaagtgaaggtggtggtggtggtgggtgaagaTGGGAAGAGAATGTGAACAGATCTGGTGAGGGTTCAAGGAATGAAAAGAAGTGGCTGCTCGATACGTTTTCCttcatccatctccccccccccctcccctcccccctccccgaggATCCCGCCCTGAAAACTGAGGGTGAATTTGCAccacatcaccgccatctcaGTGACGGGacttggggttgttgcaAGAGTATCTCCCGCGTGGTCAGTGCCAACCTGGAATTTCGCCACTATGTGCCAAGCCGGCGCAAAATCCCACCGCAGCTGGGAGGAATCTGGGGGACTCCAGCTAGCTACACTATTGTTACTATCAGTACCTACTACCTATTGCGTAGCTTGAGCAGTTCTACCTGAAGGAGACTATTTCAAGGTACAGAAAAGGCTCAGAGAGCATCAGAGGTGCTAAAGTACCACTGTGATTGACGAAACCACTTTCAACATCGCCATATATTTACAAACATTTTTTGCCTTGATTTTTTTGCTGTTCCAAAGCTTGGCCTTCAGGAAAGGTGACAAGCAAGAAAGCGTATGGAACGAAGTCGACCGACATCGCAAGATAAGTTGCGGTGTGCTTAGTGCAGCGGTAAAGATGGGTAGGTATCACCAATCACATCATGTGTGTGAGTTGATTCGATTGACTGAGCCGGGCTGAAGTGGGCTTTTTTTGTTAAAACGACACATGCGAACGTCTTCCGAAGGTTGACCTCGAGAAGGAGCGCGGATTATTTTCTCTGAACGTCACCCTCATTTCAAGCCCTTTCATCGGCAGAGGTTGTAAGTCGAGAAGCTCAGCTGGGCAAGAGGGTTGATATTGATGGTCCGCAGCGTGAGGCTCAGCAGTTCAGGGTTGACAGTTGTGCCGACCTGACCTGAGTGGCCAGCGCATGCCGATGGGAGACGCTCTGCAACAAtacatctcatcatcccccgaTTGGACTTGCCATGCTTCAAAGGTGTTCCAATGTGTCATTTCTTTGGTGTAGTAAAACTAGCTGTCTGCATTTCTAGCCGCCATTGGTGTCCATTATCTAGAGTTCCCCTTCCGTTTTATCACTTTGTTGGCGATTTTGAcagtcatcaaacatctcatcatcaccactggCAATGGGACAGGAGAGCGTACCTAGGTATCCATGCCCAATGTGCAATAGGAAAATTTTACTGTTGTTGCTCCGTGAAGACCACAAGTTCTAAGCTCTACTCTTCCAATATGCACATCTGACAGATAGGTACCCCTTCATTGCAAGCATCACGCCAACCATCCACAAGCTCTCATGATACCGCCATGGCAGAAACAAGCCGCCAGTCCGCTTCTCCCAACATTATCTTACAACAGCATCACACAGGGGTTGTCCAACATACCTACCCAAAACAAACCCTCCACAACCATCCACAAATTATTTTACACTTCACACTTCAAGCTTCACATCTCACCTCTCACATCAACCCTCTAAATCTACCCCTCAGAatcaacccaaccaaaaaaaaatcttTTGAATAATAACTATGTATCTTATAAAACAACATCCCACACATCAATGATAAAATAGAACCCCTTATCACATAACCAAAAGACGAATATAACAAGGAAATCCTTAGAGATAGACAACCAGAGACGGCcagagacagacagagacAAGACAAATCCTCAAAAAAACAtatccttctttttcttttcgcgCCCAAAGAACTTCAAAAAAATGATATGCAAAACATTATATGATTAGTTTTAACAGTTtaacacccccccaccctccccatcttcagTTCAGTTTTACAAGTTCCCAGAGAGAATCGCTTCAGTGGCTGTCACCTTGTTAGCCTCACATCATCACTTGGGGGAAAACAGAACAGTGGAGGTACTCACCCGAATTAATaaacgccctcctcccatcaagcggcaccccaaacctcctctccagctccatctTGATCTGCTTCTTCGTCACAGTCATCAGGTCCGCCGTCCTCAAAATCTCCCTAATCTCCGCCAGCAACGCCTCATCGCTCGGCATCCCCGCCAGGTTCGtcat from Podospora pseudocomata strain CBS 415.72m chromosome 3, whole genome shotgun sequence includes:
- a CDS encoding hypothetical protein (COG:S; EggNog:ENOG503PE42), with product MTSPKINMWLERARGELTRSELVELLTAIGKHLADHGEQPGIHTLLEGASRPSSSVSPATASSDQRTSPYPKRPLPLPISHHQRGKPRRVSYKRSSRSPASARTDKDTDLASLLCMLCLEIGKTTPFKYKADLVTHLLNFHLKNHCQWECPQSGCGKPFDSTHGMKEHLKEAGHETIHCGKLEDLLEDCKTALCPQVVFACGAKVCREVFIVSDPSEPARIAATAKDYCKHIANHIVVGHEWSFSNRFRNLMRQDGVYEAFTARGNNVEHFNWQPHTSFVLRKVLETRHFNAQDIELLVLWAEKLGFGSYSLPTSPIPTEPLLGISLPKESESCAWCNRSPTALLPPPPHNGIPFHGFSYSQASETPTGVASLPASSHVEFVAAQNEMGRSLTGIKGNLEGYPLGVSASFISGQTAVPAGHGQLYINYPSTSQQPSTTRPASLMGDMHAPHEPLSGINDHLNGLPLAGTGSLFSAGQTAVAFGMHTNDPSASQQAYTPRPDLVVDEYDAPHEVDQEDTPVWTRNTYDR